A segment of the Methylomonas paludis genome:
TGTTTGATTGAATGTCACTACCCCCATGGTAAAACGGCGAAGGGAATTATCGGAAAAGTGCGAAACAATTGCATCGACAATGGCTTCAGCTTCTGCCCGGTTGGTGCGGGTCGCACCTCGGTCATAAATACCTTCGACCACTTCGAGTTTTACCGCAACATCATTAGTCACCGGCGAAGGAAAGGTAATCAGTCTGGAATCATAATATCGATGATTTGAAAAGTTAATCAGACTCTCGTGGCGACTACGGTAATGCCATTCCAGTCGAAGTGTCGGCATGCCAACTCCTAAACATTCATCGAGTATACTTTCCAAATCCTTGATGGCTAGATTTTCGGTGTCATTTTCTTCAGCCTGATCGGAACGACCAAAGAAATTGGTGGGGGGTAATTGTTTAGGATCACCGACCACAATGAGCTGGCGACCTCGGGCAATCGCGCCCACGGCATCCCAAGTCGGGATCTGTGAAGCCTCATCGAAAACGACAATATCAAAATCTGCATGGGACGCGTCCAAATATTGCGCTACTGAAATGGGTGACATGAGCAGGCATGGCTTCAGCTTTGGCAGTAATGTTGGAATACCTTGAACCAACTTTCTGATTGGGATATGCGCTCTTTGTTTAGCCAATTCACGCAGCAGAAGAGCCATTTCAGTATCGGGCTTCTGCCCATCTTTGTTATGAGGAATTTTCCCGCTTAGGACAGCAGCGATATACAGCTCTGTTAATTTTTGGAAGTTTTCATCAGCTTGCTGAAATTCCCTGATTTTTCGTTCGTGGTCGGCGCTTGAAAATTTCCTGAGCAGTGGTTCATTATCGATTACGGCTTTCAGCCACCAGTTCTGGTAGGAATATTCCGTGAACTTTTCCAAATCGGCAATCTCGATTTCACCTTTTTCGACTGCTTCGACAACTCCCAACAAACCTGAGGCTTGCGCCTGGTTACGCAGATCGCGCCAGCGACACCAGACTTTAAGCGAGCGCCGTTGCTGATTCCAATCCCAGAGCGTAGACAGAATACGACTAGTCAAACCTGCTTGTTGTCGGTTTGTACCCACCAACTGCTCGCCGGATTCGGCGATTTCGGCGAGCACATCCAGTTTTTGCTGAAACTCTCGCCAAGCATCCCTAAACTCAGCCAATTGCACTGCGTATGGACTGGTGGGCGCAAGAAGCTCTCGCTGCTCGCCACCGAGTTTAAGGAAACGTGCTGTGATGTCCTGGTATTGCTTTAAATCAAGGATGCCTGAAAACGAGACTAGCGCCTGACTGGTATTTTGACACCAGATTTCATGTTCTTGGACGGTTTTCCAATTGGTTTCATGACCTTTATACTCGAAACCCAGTAATTCGGTTGCCCTGGGTTCAAGGCTTTCGAGTCGCCTATCCTCGGCGTTCAGTCCGCACAATTCGCCCAGAATAAAAAGGACATCGGTAATCTTTGGACGTTTACGGTTCAGCGTGTAAAGCTGTAAACGGCTGCGAACAGAACGTTTTGAAAACCAGCGTTTTGGCCACCAAGCGAGTAGCGCCAAGTCCCAGTCTTCTGATAGACGGCCACCATCCGCTTTAGCGACTTCCGGTTTAAACGATCCAGATAGTTTGTCCCAGTGTGATTGACGTTTTTCACCATGCTGACGCATTAATTGTATTTGGGCCAGCGTAGTACTGTCATTTACACGCTGCGCCAGTCCGACAGGGACTTGTGGAGCTTGCAACAAGATAGCTGCCAGACGGTCAATAGCCCGGTACAATTCTATTGAAGCCGCGCCTAAATTTAGATCAAAAATTTTTTCAATAGGGGGCACTGCGCTTTGGAGGGCTTCTATCCGTTCCTGAAGTTGCTGACAGTGTTGAAATAACTTTTCTTCCCAAGCATTTGTCCAATCGGCATGGTGAATGGCCGCCAACGGGTGGTCTGTAAGAGAATGTAGTTCACCGGCAACGGCCTGCATGGATCGGGAAAGCTCTAGCAACTGCACCAATTCATCTATACTGTGAACTTCTGGGTTTGCCCAAGACATTGCTGCGGCTTTCCAATTTTTAAATTTAATGGCTGTACCAAGCGCAGCTTGTACCGTCAGTCCGTTACGATGTTGACGGTGTAAAGTACGCACAAAATCATTCAGATTTGTCCTCAATCCGGATAATCGAAGGGCTTCCCTCTGCCAACCCTCCTCAGTGAAACGATTGGATACATTCAGTGATATTCTAAGTTGCTCTAATACCTCGGCTTTACGGGCTTTAGCCGAATGGAGTTGTAGACAAAATGGCCCCAATCCAATAGAAATTAACCGACGATGGACTACATCCAACGCGGCCATCTTTTCCGAAACAAATAATACAGACCGACCAGTGCCGAGGAAATGCGCTATTAAATTAGTGATGGTTTGCGATTTGCCGGTGCCTGGCGGCCCTTCAAGCGCAAAATCCACACCCGAACAAGCACGGCTGATCGCATTTAATTGTGATGAATCCGCCAGCATGGGTGTCAGAAGACTTTCAGGTGAATGCCGTTCGTCCAGATCATGACGATCCAATATGGAATGCCCTGCCCCCATTGATTCGCATGGCCGCTCAATCAGGTGATTCACCACCTTGTTTTTTTTCAGTTGCTCAGCACGGTCTTGCAGATCCTTCCACATCAGATATTTCGTAAATGAAAAAATCCCCAAATAGACCTGATTTTCCAGTACTTCCCAGCGTGGAATTTCTTTAACCGCCAAGCGGAAAATTTGCCAAATAGCCGCAACATCAACGCCACTGGTATCTGTCGGCAAAGGATCGAGTGCTTTCAGTGTAAGTTGAAAATTTTGCCTCAATAATTCCAGTAGCGTGGGATTTACGATGGCTTCATCATCATGACGTTTGATCGAATAACCGCTACGCACGGATAAACGCATTAAGGTGACTGGAATCAACAGAATTGGTGCGATATGGGTTTTTTCAGACCTTTCGTCCTCTGCCCAACGCAGAAATCCTAAGGCAAGATAGAGGGTATTCGCCCCACCTTCTTCAAGACCTAACTTTGCGGCGCTGTATATTTCATGCAGACGGGTATCCAGGGTTTTAGGCTCTACGTCTGCTAGTAATTCCATTTCGCGCATAGCCGCAAGCGCTGCTGCCCGAATAGGATCTTCGCCGGTTCGGAACCGGGCAAGCTCGGCCTCTCGTGGATCGTTACCTTGCATAATCTGCGGTAGGGGCCTAAACTTCCACCCTTTACCATCGGATAACGCATCTTCCAGTTGACACGAATCAGGCACTCTCAATGGCAAAGCCAGCTTGGTAGGTTTAAAGTTGATCAGCCGATTACGTAAAGTTAAATCCAGTAATTTTGCCTTCCAACGCGCTAATCGTCCTTCGGGACTTTCAGGCACAACATCCTCATCCAGGAGTATGGTTTCGCCATCAAGCGAAGGGAGAACCGGTGGCGCTTCTATCAAGGGCGCGAGATCAAATATATTATCTAAGGGTTTATTGGCTACATGACCACGACTGGGTAAGGGCAGTACTTGCTCAATTCGAGCACGCCGTACATCAATGGCAAACAGAAATTCGGCTTCGTCCTGGAGGTGGCTGAGACCAAGATCGCATGCTCCGCGTAAAGAACCGATTGGACGATGCGTTAATGTGGTGGTTTCAAATACTATTAATTCTCCACTGGTAACGCGTTTGCGAATGGCTTGGGCGTCATCGAATACAGATGTTGGAAAGCTGGTATTAATAAGCCAGCAACCCACCCATGCATGGCCGTTTTTTACTAAGATGATGGGATTCAGGCCCGCTTGTTCCAAGCAAGAAGTCAATAGCATCGCCAAATCCATACAGGTGGCAACCCCGCCTGACAGAATACGATCTGGCGTTCGGATTTTCTGTCCGTCCGTTCCAAATGAGGCGGGTGGTGCCGTGTAATGAATGTTAATAGCGCCGATAGCGCAATAAATAGATGAAACCTGAGTCCAGCAAATTTCTCGATTTTTACTTTGATAACCGTTCATCGATTGACCCTTTCCCGCCTTAGCTAGTAGTTCGCCCGCTGAATGGATTAATCGATCAACTGCCGGATTATTCGGTAATGAAAAAGCGGCTAACAACTCAGGTAAGGATCGAGCGCCAGCCCATTGATCGTAAGCCAGTATCTCAATAGGGTGATCTGATACCAGAACTTCCTGCTCGTTGGATAACACTTGGACGATCAAACGCCCATGCTCGCGTTCTGATAATTCGGCTAAATACGCATGGTTGAACTTCAAATTCAAGGAGCTGATTTGGCGACTTTCTCCGATACCTAATTTATCGAATCGTAACCTAAGCACATCAGCAATCAACGGCTCCGTTCTAATCACAACTTCGATATTAAGGTATTCAGAGCTATCAATGCCATTTCCTTGATTTACGAGCCTTAGACTACGTAATAATGGCACATGATTCTGATAGGAAGCGTAGCTGACCGTTGAATCGAGAATGATTTCGAGGATAAGGCTTGACTGACTTTTTTCTTCAAAAATATTGACCACTACACTTTTCCTTGAGTTTGATCGATAGAGTGGGTTTCAATTTAGTCAAATTTGATTTCAGGTAAAAAACACACCTAAAACATAAAAATTGCTAAATGTCATTATATGTGAAGTTTATCTTAAGGAACCTCTGATTAATACAGT
Coding sequences within it:
- a CDS encoding DUF4011 domain-containing protein, whose amino-acid sequence is MVNIFEEKSQSSLILEIILDSTVSYASYQNHVPLLRSLRLVNQGNGIDSSEYLNIEVVIRTEPLIADVLRLRFDKLGIGESRQISSLNLKFNHAYLAELSEREHGRLIVQVLSNEQEVLVSDHPIEILAYDQWAGARSLPELLAAFSLPNNPAVDRLIHSAGELLAKAGKGQSMNGYQSKNREICWTQVSSIYCAIGAINIHYTAPPASFGTDGQKIRTPDRILSGGVATCMDLAMLLTSCLEQAGLNPIILVKNGHAWVGCWLINTSFPTSVFDDAQAIRKRVTSGELIVFETTTLTHRPIGSLRGACDLGLSHLQDEAEFLFAIDVRRARIEQVLPLPSRGHVANKPLDNIFDLAPLIEAPPVLPSLDGETILLDEDVVPESPEGRLARWKAKLLDLTLRNRLINFKPTKLALPLRVPDSCQLEDALSDGKGWKFRPLPQIMQGNDPREAELARFRTGEDPIRAAALAAMREMELLADVEPKTLDTRLHEIYSAAKLGLEEGGANTLYLALGFLRWAEDERSEKTHIAPILLIPVTLMRLSVRSGYSIKRHDDEAIVNPTLLELLRQNFQLTLKALDPLPTDTSGVDVAAIWQIFRLAVKEIPRWEVLENQVYLGIFSFTKYLMWKDLQDRAEQLKKNKVVNHLIERPCESMGAGHSILDRHDLDERHSPESLLTPMLADSSQLNAISRACSGVDFALEGPPGTGKSQTITNLIAHFLGTGRSVLFVSEKMAALDVVHRRLISIGLGPFCLQLHSAKARKAEVLEQLRISLNVSNRFTEEGWQREALRLSGLRTNLNDFVRTLHRQHRNGLTVQAALGTAIKFKNWKAAAMSWANPEVHSIDELVQLLELSRSMQAVAGELHSLTDHPLAAIHHADWTNAWEEKLFQHCQQLQERIEALQSAVPPIEKIFDLNLGAASIELYRAIDRLAAILLQAPQVPVGLAQRVNDSTTLAQIQLMRQHGEKRQSHWDKLSGSFKPEVAKADGGRLSEDWDLALLAWWPKRWFSKRSVRSRLQLYTLNRKRPKITDVLFILGELCGLNAEDRRLESLEPRATELLGFEYKGHETNWKTVQEHEIWCQNTSQALVSFSGILDLKQYQDITARFLKLGGEQRELLAPTSPYAVQLAEFRDAWREFQQKLDVLAEIAESGEQLVGTNRQQAGLTSRILSTLWDWNQQRRSLKVWCRWRDLRNQAQASGLLGVVEAVEKGEIEIADLEKFTEYSYQNWWLKAVIDNEPLLRKFSSADHERKIREFQQADENFQKLTELYIAAVLSGKIPHNKDGQKPDTEMALLLRELAKQRAHIPIRKLVQGIPTLLPKLKPCLLMSPISVAQYLDASHADFDIVVFDEASQIPTWDAVGAIARGRQLIVVGDPKQLPPTNFFGRSDQAEENDTENLAIKDLESILDECLGVGMPTLRLEWHYRSRHESLINFSNHRYYDSRLITFPSPVTNDVAVKLEVVEGIYDRGATRTNRAEAEAIVDAIVSHFSDNSLRRFTMGVVTFNQTQQRLIEKLLDEELRKAPLLENHIQEHGAERLFIKNLENVQGDERDFILFSVTYGKDAAGRMPMNFGPLNQEGGERRLNVAITRARMGVTIYSSIRPEEIDLSKSRSTGVADLKNYLEFAQKGPRALVEQSIPTGREPDSPFEVEVIRSLRNKGWIVHPQVGCSGYRLDMAVVDPKNPGRYILGIECDGATYHSLPTARDRDRLREMVLNGLGWKLHRIWSTDWWTDPQREIEKLENNLSQCIESQARG